A stretch of DNA from Veillonellales bacterium:
AAGAAGGACAGCCCGATTAGGGCTGTCCTTCAAGGAATTTAGCTAACGGCGGTAAATCATTAAGACTTTTCAGGCCAAAGCAAAGTAAGAAATCATCTGTAGTTCCGTATAGAATGGGCCGGCCAATCGCCTCTTTGCGGCCAACTTCCTTTACCAAATGACGATCGACCAGCATCGCCAGTAATTTTTCAATTTTTACGCCGCGAATGTTTTCTATCTCCTGTTTAGTGACCGGCTGCTTAAAGGCAATAATAGCCAACGTTTCCATGGCGGCAGAAGAAAGCCGCGTTTCCTGAATATGAGCCAGCTTTTCCACCGTAGATGATAACTCTGGTTTTGTACATAGCTGATATCC
This window harbors:
- the scpB gene encoding SMC-Scp complex subunit ScpB — translated: MFYAHLKGHIEALLFAHGDPMTAGKIAQILSIEEEHVQLLLAQLMEDMSDSCRGLTIIEIAGGYQLCTKPELSSTVEKLAHIQETRLSSAAMETLAIIAFKQPVTKQEIENIRGVKIEKLLAMLVDRHLVKEVGRKEAIGRPILYGTTDDFLLCFGLKSLNDLPPLAKFLEGQP